aaattgcTTCACTTCACTCACTGAAGTGAGCTGGCAATTTCTCAATCTGCAAATATCActcaacatttctaaatgaagaaaTAGTTTCTCCATGTTGATGTCACCATGGAATGCTTCACTTATTTGGACAATGTCCTGTTTTGAGCCATTTGCTGCCTCAGTTATAAGCTTCTCCAATTTTACTGCGAATGTAAAGCTTTCTgttgaaaacctctgttcaattgcaactttgcaagcatcaatgatctcaacatattttttatgaaaataatCTTTAGGGTCACTGAAGGTGTGAGGAAGGCTTCCATGGTCGAGCCATCTTGGAGGTTTGCGTTTTCTTGGGAGTGTAGGCTCATCTAAATAAAGATTTCTTGCCTTCTCTACCGTTGTTTCCCAAAAGCGATTGTATGATGAGTCAGTACGCATCCCACTCAACACCTCTTGCAATAGGCCAACTTTCTTCATAACGCTTGTCAATGACACATTTGGGCTTTGAATTTGTGCATTAGCTTCTTCTACCGGACCCATGGCTTTCACAAGAACTGTTAGTATAAAGTATGTTGAAAAAGATTGAAGTTGCTTTGAGAATCCACTACATTTTAAGCCAAATTCATCAGAAGAGTAACTAAGTTCATCTAGGCAGTTCATCATGGCCTTGTAGTTTTGGAGCAGTGATTTAATGCTACTAATCCTTAGTGTCCATCTTGTTGGGCACAATGGTCGTAAAGAAGGTTCTCCTTCACTCTGAAACTCTCTGAATGCTGCCATACGTTTTGGTGACTCCCTGAAGGCATTGATGAGATCTTTCACCATAAAAAACATATAACGACACTCTTGAATATTATGCAGGGCATCCTGCGTGGCAAGGTTAAGAGAATGTGCAGCACAAtgcacaaattctgctctcggctCTCGTTCCTTCACTCTGGCTTGGACCCCAGTAAATTTGCCAGACACATTACTGGCTCCGTCGTAACACTGCCCCCGgcaatcagaaaagggcaaatcaCACCTGAGAAGTGTATCTTCCACAATtttgaaaagagaagcagcatccATTGTGTCAGTTTGGTAAAACCCAATAAACTCCTCATAAATCTCCCAGTCTTCACTAGAAAAGAACCTTAAAGAAAAACTTACTTGTTCTTTTCTTGACAAATCGGTAGTCTCATCCATTACAATGGCATAAAACTTAGAAGCCTTTATCTTTTGCACAATTTTTCTTAGCGCCATCATTGCCATCATTTCGATTATTTCATTAATAACCTCATGTGATATCCACTTGTATTTTGTGCGATTGagccactgtctcagttcctCAGAATCTGTACTGCGTAGCAACAAGAGCTGCATCAAATTTGAATCACTGTCATTATGTCCACGTAGTGCTATTCCTTGTTGAGCTAGGTACTGAACACTGgtaaaaatgttgtgcagtgcAATCCTAGCTGACTGCGATTCTTTTCTGTAACTGGCTGACACTAGTGCAGAAACATTTACCTGTGATTGCAGAGCAGCATATTTCATTACTGCTTCCTTGTGACAGGAGGATTTTTCGTGTGATGTAAAACCACGCAATGCATGTTTCCAATTTTGAAATCCAGATGAAATAAATGTTGGTTCAGCCTTCGTAGAAAATATTAAGATCttcttttcagaacagtttttgcagACTGAGCAAAAAGCTCTGTTTAATTTGATATTGTACTCCAACCACTTAAATCTTGATAGCCAAGATTGCTGAAAACTCCTTTTCTTATCATCTTGTGGATTTGCCACTTCTTTCTTTTGTATAACTTCAGTTTCAAAGCTGGGTGTTGAACTCAGGCCATCACTTGATGAAttacccttttcttctttttctctgggtaactttattaagaatttatccATTGTTGATCATTAATGGTCCTACAAATCAAGAATTTGTTGTTgggataaaatgaagctacaacacgtcggtgccacaagattacaagggtcaattaaaagtggaaagtcagaagcagcacttgcctgcttcaatatattatactttgttgtacctgttgtgatgaagtgggaatgttcttaatgttttctctgaatactgtgtgagtgcctcagtttcccccgcaaggtgccaactgaaggtgttgggataaagaaatcaggtggcctcctggtctggaagagacacaaaggccagaggaggggctagagggactgtcagtttggagctggctggggaaagagagaggcaccCAGAACTTGGGCTGGGttctgactgaggggtcctgttttctgtacctacaagctctgttttagactgtgttcctgtcatctaataagccTCCTGTATTACCAACtgactgagagtcacgtctgactgtggagttggggtgcaggaccctctagcTTACCTAGGAGCCCCACCTGTGCGGACagcgcatgctgaatgctccgaggtcagacccaggaaggtgtaagcttcttgccctggagacagtatgctcagagagaggaggctcccccagagtcctgactgtctttgtatggagtagttctagagcaggggtcaccaacctttcagcagtggtgtgctgagttttcatgcatacgctttaatttaaggtttcatatgccagtaatcatagattattagggtttgaagggatctcaggaggttatctagtccaatcccctgcttatggcaggaccaatcccccaatggccccctcaaggattgaactcacaactctccgtttagcaggctaatgatcAAACCACTAAACTAcgaccccaaccctccccccaatacatttgactgtttttagaaggtatctctataagtctataatatataacaactactgttgtatgtaaagtaaacaaggctttcaaaatgtttcagaagctatatttaaaattaaataaaaatgcagatcttattagtttactgtgatcctttcctttgcttttccttgttgagttttccaatgtctggtggcacctatttagatactttaagttgcacacaggcttctgagttataatttgataactggctggcaggaggtcagaggcTGGAACCTCAGATTGGCAGCTGTGGTGAGTGGAGttggtggctggtagggctgagcagggcagggggcctgcgctgaaactccaactggaagcaaggtgagtggggttgCGGGATCTCTGGCTAGTAAGGGCCAGCAGAGGGAACCCCAGAACGAggttgggctgagcagctcagcctgcaccacatgccatgaaaaatcagcttgcggccaacccctgttctagagcatcccagcatcctcttctacacca
The DNA window shown above is from Mauremys mutica isolate MM-2020 ecotype Southern chromosome 6, ASM2049712v1, whole genome shotgun sequence and carries:
- the LOC123373383 gene encoding zinc finger MYM-type protein 1-like — protein: MDKFLIKLPREKEEKGNSSSDGLSSTPSFETEVIQKKEVANPQDDKKRSFQQSWLSRFKWLEYNIKLNRAFCSVCKNCSEKKILIFSTKAEPTFISSGFQNWKHALRGFTSHEKSSCHKEAVMKYAALQSQVNVSALVSASYRKESQSARIALHNIFTSVQYLAQQGIALRGHNDSDSNLMQLLLLRSTDSEELRQWLNRTKYKWISHEVINEIIEMMAMMALRKIVQKIKASKFYAIVMDETTDLSRKEQVSFSLRFFSSEDWEIYEEFIGFYQTDTMDAASLFKIVEDTLLRCDLPFSDCRGQCYDGASNVSGKFTGVQARVKEREPRAEFVHCAAHSLNLATQDALHNIQECRYMFFMVKDLINAFRESPKRMAAFREFQSEGEPSLRPLCPTRWTLRISSIKSLLQNYKAMMNCLDELSYSSDEFGLKCSGFSKQLQSFSTYFILTVLVKAMGPVEEANAQIQSPNVSLTSVMKKVGLLQEVLSGMRTDSSYNRFWETTVEKARNLYLDEPTLPRKRKPPRWLDHGSLPHTFSDPKDYFHKKYVEIIDACKVAIEQRFSTESFTFAVKLEKLITEAANGSKQDIVQISEAFHGDINMEKLFLHLEMLSDICRLRNCQLTSVSEVKQFLKQNEGLSDLLSEVTILLKLFYTIPTTTCTAERSFSCLRRLKNNLRTTMSQERLNHLTFLHVHKNFTSELDIASLLDDFISRTKQRQKVFAAS